A stretch of the Ascaphus truei isolate aAscTru1 chromosome 2 unlocalized genomic scaffold, aAscTru1.hap1 SUPER_2_unloc_2, whole genome shotgun sequence genome encodes the following:
- the LOC142473270 gene encoding uncharacterized protein LOC142473270 isoform X1, with product MSAGGKGPVTFEDVAVRFSEEEWEYLEEWQKQLYKEVMVDNYQTLDSLGDGSIAEKELRKYPLFIDSLVHQSIQGNYIVPSNQLDQSFRNCKPMYRECADSMLEEPSLESIYMEDKPILGNLSAECRDPPHNREVNVEGSVRIIAKEDKSGMKSHSDESPYKCIECGKTFAGSSHLKLHQRVHDGDKPYSCSECGKCFKYISNLEAHERIHTGERPYKCTECGNSFTHTSHLETHQRIHTGEKPYTCAECGNRFRHKRSYKNHVRLHTGEKPYTCCECGKGFIQSSSLLTHLHIHTGVKPFTCSKCGKGFTVNASLVRHELRHVGMKQLTCSKCGKDFSESSSLARHRCTRMDMKSFICSECGKTFSQEKNLCRHQKIHTGEKPYICHECGEGFNRIDCLSAHQIMHTGEMPFTCTDCGKKFIHRKALRVHQRIHTGEKLFSCNECGKSFACKQTLITHQRIHTGEKPYLCTECGRRFTDLSGYTVHKRLHTGEKPYTCAECGKSFTRSGDLVTHKKIHTGDKLFTCFECGKNFIHRKNLLIHEKFHKGEQQPPFSESV from the coding sequence GGGACGGGTCTATCGCGGAAAAGGAGCTGAGAAAATATCCCTTGTTTATAGACTCCTTGGTTCATCAATCAATTCAAGGCAATTATATAGTCCCATCTAATCAATTGGACCAAAGCTTCAGGAACTGTAAGCCGATGTACAGAGAATGTGCAGATAGCATGTTGGAAGAGCCCAGCCTTGAAAGCATATATATGGAAGATAAACCCATTCTCGGTAATCTGTCAGCAGAATGCAGAGATCCACCACATAATAGGGAGGTTAATGTAGAGGGCAGTGTGAGAATTATCGCCAAAGAGGACAAGTCGGGCATGAAATCCCACAGTGACGAGAGCCCCTACAAATGTATTGAATGTGGAAAAACATTTGCTGGTTCCTCCCACCTGAAACTACATCAAAGAGTCCACGATGGAGATAAACCCTACAGCTGCTCCGAATGCGGGAAATGCTTTAAGTACATCTCAAACTTGGAAGCACATGAAAGAATccatacaggggagagaccctACAAATGCACTGAGTGCGGGAACAGCTTTACTCACACCTCACACTTGGAGACACATCAGAGAATCCACACGGGTGAGAAACCTTATACATGTGCTGAGTGTGGGAATAGGTTCAGACACAAGAGGAGTTATAAGAACCACGTGAGGCTTCACACGGGAGAGAAGCCTTACACGTGCTGTGAATGTGGAAAAGGTTTTATTCAGAGTTCGTCTCTTCTCACACATCTGCATATTCACACCGGAGTGAAGCCCTTTACCTGCTCCAAATGCGGGAAGGgctttactgtaaatgcatctCTTGTTCGACATGAGCTTAGGCACGTAGGAATGAAGCAGTTGACATGTTCCAAATGTGGAAAAGACTTCTCTGAGAGTTCATCTCTGGCAAGACATCGGTGCACACGCATGGATATGAAGTCCTTtatatgttctgaatgtgggaagaCATTCAGTCAGGAAAAAAATCTCTGTAGACATCAAAAAatccatacaggagagaaaccctATATATGCCACGAATGTGGTGAAGGCTTCAATCGGATAGATTGCCTCTCGGCACATCAGATAATGCACACAGGAGAGATGCCTTTTACTTGCACTGACTGTGGGAAAAAGTTTATTCATAGAAAAGCTCTTAGAGTGCATCAAAGAATACACACTGGAGAGAAGCTATTTAGTTGTAATGAATGCGGGAAGAGCTTTGCATGCAAGCAGACACTTATCACAcatcaaagaatccacacaggagagaaaccatatTTATGTACGGAATGTGGGAGAAGATTCACTGACTTGTCAGGCTACACAGTACACAAGAGATTACATACGGGAGAGAAGCCATATACGTGTGCGGAGTGCGGGAAAAGTTTTACGCGGAGTGGTGACCTGGTGACGCATAAGAAAATTCACACCGGAGACAAACTCTTCActtgttttgaatgtgggaaaAACTTTATACATAGAAAAAATCTGCTCATACATGAAAAATTCCATAAAGGAGAGCAGCAGCCTCCCTTTTCCGAGAGTGTCTGA
- the LOC142473270 gene encoding uncharacterized protein LOC142473270 isoform X3 translates to MYRECADSMLEEPSLESIYMEDKPILGNLSAECRDPPHNREVNVEGSVRIIAKEDKSGMKSHSDESPYKCIECGKTFAGSSHLKLHQRVHDGDKPYSCSECGKCFKYISNLEAHERIHTGERPYKCTECGNSFTHTSHLETHQRIHTGEKPYTCAECGNRFRHKRSYKNHVRLHTGEKPYTCCECGKGFIQSSSLLTHLHIHTGVKPFTCSKCGKGFTVNASLVRHELRHVGMKQLTCSKCGKDFSESSSLARHRCTRMDMKSFICSECGKTFSQEKNLCRHQKIHTGEKPYICHECGEGFNRIDCLSAHQIMHTGEMPFTCTDCGKKFIHRKALRVHQRIHTGEKLFSCNECGKSFACKQTLITHQRIHTGEKPYLCTECGRRFTDLSGYTVHKRLHTGEKPYTCAECGKSFTRSGDLVTHKKIHTGDKLFTCFECGKNFIHRKNLLIHEKFHKGEQQPPFSESV, encoded by the coding sequence ATGTACAGAGAATGTGCAGATAGCATGTTGGAAGAGCCCAGCCTTGAAAGCATATATATGGAAGATAAACCCATTCTCGGTAATCTGTCAGCAGAATGCAGAGATCCACCACATAATAGGGAGGTTAATGTAGAGGGCAGTGTGAGAATTATCGCCAAAGAGGACAAGTCGGGCATGAAATCCCACAGTGACGAGAGCCCCTACAAATGTATTGAATGTGGAAAAACATTTGCTGGTTCCTCCCACCTGAAACTACATCAAAGAGTCCACGATGGAGATAAACCCTACAGCTGCTCCGAATGCGGGAAATGCTTTAAGTACATCTCAAACTTGGAAGCACATGAAAGAATccatacaggggagagaccctACAAATGCACTGAGTGCGGGAACAGCTTTACTCACACCTCACACTTGGAGACACATCAGAGAATCCACACGGGTGAGAAACCTTATACATGTGCTGAGTGTGGGAATAGGTTCAGACACAAGAGGAGTTATAAGAACCACGTGAGGCTTCACACGGGAGAGAAGCCTTACACGTGCTGTGAATGTGGAAAAGGTTTTATTCAGAGTTCGTCTCTTCTCACACATCTGCATATTCACACCGGAGTGAAGCCCTTTACCTGCTCCAAATGCGGGAAGGgctttactgtaaatgcatctCTTGTTCGACATGAGCTTAGGCACGTAGGAATGAAGCAGTTGACATGTTCCAAATGTGGAAAAGACTTCTCTGAGAGTTCATCTCTGGCAAGACATCGGTGCACACGCATGGATATGAAGTCCTTtatatgttctgaatgtgggaagaCATTCAGTCAGGAAAAAAATCTCTGTAGACATCAAAAAatccatacaggagagaaaccctATATATGCCACGAATGTGGTGAAGGCTTCAATCGGATAGATTGCCTCTCGGCACATCAGATAATGCACACAGGAGAGATGCCTTTTACTTGCACTGACTGTGGGAAAAAGTTTATTCATAGAAAAGCTCTTAGAGTGCATCAAAGAATACACACTGGAGAGAAGCTATTTAGTTGTAATGAATGCGGGAAGAGCTTTGCATGCAAGCAGACACTTATCACAcatcaaagaatccacacaggagagaaaccatatTTATGTACGGAATGTGGGAGAAGATTCACTGACTTGTCAGGCTACACAGTACACAAGAGATTACATACGGGAGAGAAGCCATATACGTGTGCGGAGTGCGGGAAAAGTTTTACGCGGAGTGGTGACCTGGTGACGCATAAGAAAATTCACACCGGAGACAAACTCTTCActtgttttgaatgtgggaaaAACTTTATACATAGAAAAAATCTGCTCATACATGAAAAATTCCATAAAGGAGAGCAGCAGCCTCCCTTTTCCGAGAGTGTCTGA